From the Xylella fastidiosa genome, the window TTGTGAGTTTTTTTGAGCTAGGTGTTCATGCCGTGCTCGTGTCGCTTAGAAGTGGAAGTTTGCTGTCAGTAGAAACGCACGTGGGATCCCTGGTGCATACCGATAGCCACTCTTGTTGATCGCTGCGACGTAGTCTTTATTTAACAAGTTGTAGCTGTTCAGCCGTAGATCCAGGTGTTCGTTCAGGCGGTAGCTAAGTACCATGTCTAGGGCCCAGTAGCTCTTGATATAGGTTGGCGTCCCGATCGCGGTTTTACTGTCGCGTTTCATTTCTCCGACGTAGCGTGCGCCACCGCCGATGGTCAGGCCAAATGGGAGGGTGTATGTGCTCCAGGCGGTGAATGCTTGATTGGGCGTGTAAGCAAGTGTGGGTGAACCGTCGGCCGAGACCGAGGGTCCCTGTTTGACTTTGGCGTCCATCGTAGTGAACCCTGCCGATATTGACCAGGCATTGGTGATTTTGCCGACTGCGCTGAGTTCAACACCGCGCACGCGTTTCTTACCATTTTGGTAATACTGTAGGTCGATGGGGTCTTGCACGATGTCGTTTTTGACCTGGGTGTTGTATATGGCGGCGGTCAGTTGCAAGCCTTCTTGAGACGAGTTCCACTTCACACCTGCTTCTGCGGTGCGTGCCGTTTGTGGTTGGTACTTCGGGTTATTGGCATCCTGGGGTTTGGCACTGAGATCCAGTGAGGAACCTCCGGGTGGTTGTTGGGACACGGCGTAGTTGATGTAGAGGCTGCTGTGTTTGGTGGGTTTAAATAATATCCCCGTTTTCCAGCCGAACAGCGTCCCGGACGTGTTGCCATTGAACCGATTGAGTGTGATAGGTGTTGTGTTGCAGTAGATGCGGCTACGTACTGGGTCGCAGAGCAGTGCCGCATAGTCGGTGTTATAGCGGTCCCAGCGCAGGCCGCTGTTGAGCTGCCAATGCTGATTGAGCTTAAGTGTATCGAACAGGTAAAACGCGGTGGTATCAGTACGTCCGTTGGCATAGGCGCCATTGGCTGCCCAGTGCAGCCCGCTGACGTCCGGGTCCGGGTGGTACAGGTTGGCTGCCGGCCAGCGACCGCTGCTGCTGATACCGTAGCCTTGCATCCGTTCACGGGTCAGTTCCATACCAGTGGCGATGTTGTGTTCGATCGGGCCGGTTTTCAGAGTCAGATTAAGGTTGGTTTGGTTGGTCAAAATCGTGTTGGTTTGATTCTTGAATATTGGTATTTCACGGTTGATTGTCCAGGTCGAAGGATCGGCTAGGTCCGGTGTTATTAAGTTCTCTACGTTGCCGCGGTAGGAGGTCAGTAGGTAACTCTGTTCGTTGCGACCCCAGCGCAAGGTATTTTGCAGTTTCGTTTTGTCATTGATATCGTGCTCAATACGTACGGTTGTCATGGACGATTTCACATGTTCGAAATCTGATCCGGTTCCATAGAAGTTTTTGCTGTCCACGCGCGGTGCGGCGCTGATTTGTGTCCGTGTGCTGTCTGGGGTGCTGTAGCCGGGTAAGCCAATGGTGAGCACGCCGCCGTCTGGAATGTTGTTCTGGTTGATATATTGCAAATTGACGAATACGCGGGTGCTGGTTCCCAGGCCAAATGCTGCTGATGGGGCCAGACCCCAGCGTTTGTTTTTGACATTGTTGCGTCCTGGAACCCCGATGTCTTGTCCCATGATGTTTAAGCGGAATGCCGAATCAGGGCTGACAATGAGATTAAGGTCGCTGGTGATGCGGCGTTGCGAAGCTGTGCCATAGGAGATGCTTGCAGTGTTGGCATTGTGTAGAAAGGGCTGTTTGGTGATCAGGTTAATCGCGCCAGTCGGCGAAGTACGTCCGTAGTCGGGTCCAGACGGGCCTTTGGTGACTTCTATTTGTTCCAGGTTGAAGACGTCCCGGGTGATTGAGCCAAGGTCACGGATGCCATCGACATAGATGCTGCTGGAACTGTCGAAGCCGCGCATATAGACGCTGTCACCTCTTGAGGTGGTCCCGTTTTCGCCGACGTAGAAGGTGCCTACGCCCGGGCTGTTGCGTAATGCTTCGGTGAGTGAGGTGGCGCCTTGTTCGTTGAACAGAGTTTTGCCAATGATGTTAATGGTCTGGGTGGTGTCGATCAGTGGTTGGGTGTACTTGCCATAGGTAGGTTTGTCTGCGGAATAGCGTTTTAGTTGTTCAGCTTGTACGTCAATTTTGTCGAGCGTGGTGATTGGGATCGCTTGTGCCTGAGCGACAAATGAGAATGAGAATGAGAAAGAGGACAGTAGGGCAGCTGCGGTGAGGTGGCGGCTGCTGGCCGTTGCTGTGATGAGGTGTTTGCGACTCTTAATGAATGGCATTGGAGGTCTCAGTGAGCCATGATCGGTGCTGGTTGAGTTGTGGCAGCACATGACGATCATTTATCTGTAGACAGGAAACCCGGAAGCTGGGGCCGACGGGGGACAGGGGGATGTTCTGTCACCTTCATAGTGACTTTATCTTAAAAGAGAATGATTTTCAATAGCCATTGATACTCCTTAACTTTATGAAGAGAGCGACTAAACAAATGAATAAAAATTTCTTTGAATGATGTCAGATAATTAAAATGGCTAAGAAAATTTTTCTGGGTGTTCTAATGTGATTTTTTGTTAACAGTAAGTTTTCTATGAATCTTGATACATCATCATTGCAAGCGTGCTGTTGGCTCCTGACAATGATGGGATTTAAGTCTTCTTGTTCATGAGTTTGCTAATGATGATGAGTTTCGCGCAAAGGTGCCGATCCCTCTATATAGTGTTTGCTCTTGGTTGTTTCTTTGTATGTTCTATCCCGGCTTTGGCTCAGGTGACATCGTCTGAATTGGAGGTTGCTGAGCAGGCGATTCAGCGTGCTACTCAGGCCAATGCGGATCAATACGCACCGAACCTGATCAATCAAGCACGTCAATTATTGATTCAAGCTCAGCGCGCGCTGTTGGATCGTGATCAGCGTAAACAGGGGCCACTGATTGCACAGCGTGCCGCTGCGGATGCAGATTTGGCGACCGCACGCAGTCAAGTAGCTATGTTCCAGGTTCAGCTGGAGCAGCGTAGGGCTGAGGTCATGCAGCTTCAGAATACTTTAGGCACCACGGAGGAAAAATAATGATGTTGATCAAACCGACGTTGTTGTCTTGCGCTCTGGTCTTGGTGTTGATTCCTGTCGTCGCGTTGGCTGCCAAAGTTGATCCGGAGGTTGATGCGTTTAATGTTCGTTTGAATGCACTACGTGCTAACTCTGAAGTCGCTGATGCCACTCGTTACGAGCAGTTGTTGGCACAACAGGCAGTGGCGGCATTGGCGGATGCCAGGCGTAGGGAGCGTGATCAGTTGCTTTACTTGGCTGATCGGCGTGTGGAGATTGCTGAAACCACGGTGCGCATTGCATTGCTTCGGCGTCAACTGGATCAGTTGGCGGGTACGCGTAATGATCTGCTTATTGAAGAAAGCCGCCGGGAGGCTGCCCGTGCTCGTCATGAGGCCGAACAGTTGCGTATCCAGTCGCAAATCCAAGCTGAGGAGGCTGAGCGTGCGCGTCATACTGCTGAGGCTGAGGCGATAGCCCGCAAAAATGCTGAGCAGGCTCTTAGCAGTATTGCTGAAAAGCAGCAGGCCAATCTCAGTGTTGCTCAGCAGAAGGCTGCGCAGTTAGCTCGCGAGGAAGCGGAATTACTTTCCGGTGCTAAGTTGCCGCCTTCACGTTTTGATGAGCGTATCGAGATTTTTACTTTGGGTACGGAGGCTTACGGCGGTGGTAAGAAGAGATTTTCATCGAGTGCGCGTGCTCAAATTCAGGCACTGGCGCAGTACTTGAAAATTGTTAAAAGAGGCGGTGTGGAGATTGTTGGTTATGGCAGTGATGCGGTGGTGGCCCATAAGCGTGCTGAAGTCTTGCTTGATGCTTTGGTTGCTGCGGGTGTCCCCGCTAATCGATTCAAAATCAGTAACGGTAACGGTAACGGTAACGGTAACGGTAACGTCAACACCAACACCAACACCAACACCAAAGCGGCTGAAGTTATGGTGCTGCCCTGAATATGCAGGGTAGGGTGAAGTTCATATGGACTGTTTATATGGAATACACTCGTCAGCGCGGTCTTGTTAATGCACTATTGCTCCATCTAGAGAGCATGTGTGGCGTTTGGTGCGTAGTTGGCCAGTTGTACTGCAAGAATGTGGGAGGTCCAGTCCGATATGCAGCAAGAGTGTGAATCGTAATGAGGAGCGTATCGTTCAGATTTTTCCTGTGACAGGTCAATCTTGACTGTTCGTGGCATCCCTCATTCTGAAGCAGTACCTTCTGATTCTCTCAATTTCTAGGGCGTTTTTGTTTTCTAGCAGAAGGAGTCCAAATGATGTTTGAAGGGCAATCACAGTCAGAAATCGATGCTTTAATCAAGGCTAGTCAAGAATTTAAAGAGTTATATCAGCGCCATAAGTTGCTCGATAAAAAATGCATGGATGCCGAGTTGGGGGTTCTTCCGATCAGTGATGTGACCTTGAGCCAGATGAAACGAGAGAAGCTGTTCGCAAAGATGAAACTCATCAGGCTATACGAGCAACGCCCGCACTGAATTTCCTAATTTTAATAACAATGTCTCTTGCAGCGAGCGGTGAGTTATTTCCCTGCCGCTCGTTGCTTATACTGCTCTGTTTAGATGAATAATGTGCGACCCTCCTGTAAGTTCATTGATTGAGAGTACATGGTCATTCATTCTTCCGTACTTGAATTGATTGGTAATACGCCGATTATCAAGGCGCAGCGCCTTGACACTGGTCTCTGTGATTTATTTTTGAAGCTTGAAAGCGCTAATCCTGGTGGTTCAATCAAGGATCGTGTGGGCTTGTCGATGATTGAGGCGGCTGAGTGCCGTGGTCATATCAAGCCGGGTGCTACGTTGGTTGATGGGGCTGCCAGCAGTACCAGTATGGGCTTGGCTTTTGTAGCTCGGCAGAAGGGTTATCGCCTGATCCTTGTTGTACCGGACAACATGGCTTGGGAAAAGATTTCTAATCTTAAGGCTATGGGGGCGGAAGTGATATTGACCCGCTCAGATGTCAGCAAGGGTCATCCAGAGCACTACCAAGATTTGGCTGAAAAACTGGCAGCCGAGACACCAGGAGCCTACTTCATTAATCAGTTTGGAAATGCGGACAATCCAGCTGCGCATGAGTTCGGTACTGGTCCGGAGATTCTGAAGCAGATGGGCGGTCATGTGGATGCGGTTGTATTAGGTTGCGATAGTGCTGGCACCATCACAGGCTTGTCGCGGGCATTCGACTCAGTTGCTTCTGATGTCGAATTGATTTTGGCCGATCCGGTTGGTTCTATTCTTACCCAGTACATCAATGAGGGAACACGTAGTGATAAGTCTGGTACTTGGTTGGTTGAAGGGATTGGAAGTGATTGTTTGCCTCCGATTTCCGACTTCAGGCGGATCAAAAAAACGTATGCGATCAGTGATGCGGAGAGCTTTCACACTGCACGTGAGTTGTTGAGTAAAGAGGGGATTCTGGGAGGTTCTTCAACAGGTACTGTGTTGGCTGCGGCATTGAAATACTGCCGTGAGCAGATTGAGCACAAGCGTGTATTGGTGTTTGTTTGCGACACGGGAAACAAGTATTTGTTAAATATGTATAACGACGATTGGATGTTGGATAACGGTTTTTTGAAAAGGCCACATTATGGTGATTTGCGTGATCTGATCCTGCATCCTTACAGTCAGCGTCATACTGTTGTGGTTGATCCCAATGATTTGCTGACTGTGGCTTACCAGCGTATGAAGCGATACGGTGTTTCACAGTTGCCAGTGATTGAGGACAGACAGTTGGTCGGTATCCTTGATGAAAGCGATGTGCTGTTACATGTCTATGGTGATGAGACTCGGTTTTGTGACCCTGTTTCTACCGCGATGGTCAGTAAACTTCACCGATTGGATGTGAAGTCGCCGATTGAGGCGTTACTCCCTGTGTTTGAGCGAGGCCAAGTGGCTATAGTGATGGAAGATGATCAGTTTTTGGGCCTGATTACACGCATTGATTTATTGAATTACCTGCGTCGTCGTATCCAATGACGGTTAGATACCTTTGCGCTATAGTGGCTCACTGGCTGCCTGAGTTTTAGTTTTACTGAAGCACAATATTATTCACGACTATTCGGTAAGGATTTAGAGCTTTAACTCCAGTAGTCATCAAGTTGCTGGTTGGTGTGCTACGGGCATTGAACAATTTTGTGATGTTGCCGCTGTGTTTTGAGCGCATGCTGTGTAGTCGTTGATGTATGTGCAATGAGCAATCTGGAGTATCCGATTGTTAGGCGGAGAGAACGGTATATCTCAAGGGTTTCGTCTCGGATATTTAATTTTCGTGGAATTATTTCAGTTGTTGAATGATTATATCAATTACTATTTATTTATTGGTTTTATCTTGATAAATGACATGGTGCTTTAGAGCGCTTAGTGATCCAGGACGACATTAAGTATGTCTTCTGTTCTTGAAACATGATTTATTACAGGGTGATGAGCACTGTAAGCAGGGTGTTATTCTGTGGTAGCTCCGTAAACAAACGGCGGTGGTATCAGTGGTGATTAAGTGCCGTTGTATTTTCTTGGTATTTTCTCAGAAAAAAAGGTTCTAAGGTGTAATGCGTCGAATGTTTGGAACGTGTTGACAGTGCAACAGTGCACGCGTGTGCTATATCTCACTCATCATTTGATAAATATTTTTAGCCTCATGTCATTTTCTTCCCGGCAGATGAATAACTGATGTCAGAGTTGATTTCTTATGCGCAAAATTTTGAAGACATCATGCTCTGGCGTGCTCTCAAGCATGTTGACCGAGGATGCTATATCGATATTGGGGCGTACAGCCCAGATATTGATTCGGTGAGCAAATTGTTCTATGAGCGTGGTTGGCGCGGTATACATATCGAGCCTAATCAAGAGTGTGCTGACTCGTTACGTATGCGTCGGCCAGATGAGCTGGTACTTCAAGTTGCAGTGAGTGACTTGGCAGGTGTGCTGCCGTTCTTTGATATTGCCGATACTGGCTTGAGTACTACCGAACCTGATATTGCTGATACTCACCAAGCCAATGGATTTGTGGTGCGTGACGTTAGTGTCGCTGCGATAACCTTGGATGCAGTGTTGGAGCACGTATGTGGGCGTGAAGTCCATTGGCTGAAAATCGACGTGGAAGGTAGTGAGGCTCGGGTGCTGCGCAGCTGGGTTGCTTCTCCAGTGAGGCCTTGGGTAGTGGTCGTCGAGGCGACTCGACCCATGACGGTTGAGTCGACGCATACGCAGTGGGAGGCTGCTGTTCTGGGTAAAGGTTATGTGTTCGCTTACTTCGATGGGTTGAATCGATTCTACGTGAGTGAACGCCATCCTGAGTTGCTGGCTGGGTTTGCGTGTCCTCCCAATGTGCTTGATGGTTTTAGATTGGAAAATGGTTGGTGTGCGGTGGGCGTGCGTCAATGGGATGAGTGTCAGAAGAGCTTGATAAAAAGTCAGTCTGATGCGCTTGGGGCACACGCAGAAGTTGAGGCATTGAAGGTGTCCGAGGTGGTGTTGCGCCAGGCTATTGAAGCGTATCGTGCGGATGCGATTGCTGCTTATGTAGAAGTCAAGACGTTGAAGGCATCCGAAGCCTGTTTGCAGCAGGCCATTGATGCGCATCGTGCGCAATTAGAGCATCTCATTTCGGAGGTCGATTCCCTGCGTGCCAGACTGGATGATATCCGTCGCAGCCATTCTTGGCGTGTGACGCGTCCGCTGCGAGTTTTTTCTAGAATTGTCAGATTGCTATGTTGTTCGCCCAGGCGCGCGATAAGTAAGTGCCTCATCCTGACAATGCGCCCATTGTTACACCGTCCAGGCATTAGAGCGTTATTAAATGGCGTAGTAAAGCGTGTCCCTGTATTGCATCGACGCTTGCGTTCACTAGCTGAACAAGAGGGTTTGGTGGCACCTCCGTTGAGCACTGCTGATGTGCTGGTATCCGTACCCGTGCCGCATGTGCTGGGCCAGATGCATCGCTCCTTGGCATGCGATGAAAAAAAAGGTACGCATTTATTGTCAAGTCGTGGACGTGAGATCTACGCACGCATGATAGGTCAGATAAACAAGGGAGAATGATTGATGCGTATCGTCATGGATCTGCAGGGTGCGCAGTCTGAAGGAAGCCGCCATCGTGGTATTGGTCGCTATACCTTGTCGTTAGCCATGGCTGCAGCACGTAATCATCGTGGCCACGATATTCATCTCATCCTTAATGGCGCTTTTGCAGAACAAATTCCAGTGATTCGGCAGGCTTTTGAGGGGTTGTTGCCACAGGTCAATATCCATGTGTTCCATGTGCCTTTGCCAATCAAAGAGATGCAAGGGGCAAATGCGCGCGCGGAACAAATCAGAGAGGCGGCGATTGCCGCATTGGCTCCTGATGTGGTGCACGTGTCAAGCATGTTCGAGGGTTACGGAGACAATGCTGTTACCAGTGTTGGTCAGTTCGTCCACATACCTACTGTGGTGACGTTCTACGACATGATCCCGTGGATTCACCGCAATATCTACTTGGATCCGGCACCTGCTTATCGTAAGTACTACGAGCGTAAACTCACTCAGCTACGTTGCGCTGACGCATTAGTCGGGATTTCAGAGAGTTCCTGTGCTGAGGCTGTTAACGTGATGCGCTACGATGCCAAGCGGGTGTTCAATATCTCCGCGGCGTGCGATTCAATCTTCGTATCACTGTCCCGTCACTCCCCTGAATTACAGATGGTTTTGAATAAATTTGGGTTGGATGGCAATTTTATTCTTTATACCGGTGGTTCTGACGAGCGCAAAAATCTACAGCGTCTTATTGATGCTTATGCGCGTCTGGAGCATGGCCAGCGCACGCGCTGTAGGCTGGTACTGGCTGGACGAATGCCTGATCACTGTGTCAAACAGCTGCTGGAGCGTGCTACTGCGGCGGGTCTGACATCAGGAGAAGTCATTTTCACCGGTTATATTTCCGACCATGATTTGGTTGCTCTCTATAATCTGTGTTGCTTTTTCATCTTTCCCTCCTGGCATGAGGGGTTTGGTCTTCCAGTACTCGAAGCAATGTCCTGTGGTGCTGCGGTACTTGTCTCGGGTGTGTCCAGTATTCCCGAGATTGTCCATTACCCCGATGCGTTTTTTGATCCATTCGATGTAGATTCTATCTGTGACCGCATGGCGCATTTTCTCGATCACACTGCTGATTTGGAGGAGCTGCGTAGGTATTGCTTGGAGCGTGCTGGGGAATTCTCTTGGGATGCAGTGGCACTTCGTTTTCTTAAAGTGTGCGAACAGGTAGGCAAGTATGCTGTGTGCCAGGGGATTCCAGAGCACGATGTCTTGCTACGTTCACTTGAACATCGCTTGATTGAACTGGGTGGTGGTGAAACCAGCACTGATTTGTTTGCTTTGGCCGATGCAATTGATCGATCGGTACCTCCTCCGGTACCTAAGAT encodes:
- a CDS encoding catecholate siderophore receptor Fiu gives rise to the protein MPFIKSRKHLITATASSRHLTAAALLSSFSFSFSFVAQAQAIPITTLDKIDVQAEQLKRYSADKPTYGKYTQPLIDTTQTINIIGKTLFNEQGATSLTEALRNSPGVGTFYVGENGTTSRGDSVYMRGFDSSSSIYVDGIRDLGSITRDVFNLEQIEVTKGPSGPDYGRTSPTGAINLITKQPFLHNANTASISYGTASQRRITSDLNLIVSPDSAFRLNIMGQDIGVPGRNNVKNKRWGLAPSAAFGLGTSTRVFVNLQYINQNNIPDGGVLTIGLPGYSTPDSTRTQISAAPRVDSKNFYGTGSDFEHVKSSMTTVRIEHDINDKTKLQNTLRWGRNEQSYLLTSYRGNVENLITPDLADPSTWTINREIPIFKNQTNTILTNQTNLNLTLKTGPIEHNIATGMELTRERMQGYGISSSGRWPAANLYHPDPDVSGLHWAANGAYANGRTDTTAFYLFDTLKLNQHWQLNSGLRWDRYNTDYAALLCDPVRSRIYCNTTPITLNRFNGNTSGTLFGWKTGILFKPTKHSSLYINYAVSQQPPGGSSLDLSAKPQDANNPKYQPQTARTAEAGVKWNSSQEGLQLTAAIYNTQVKNDIVQDPIDLQYYQNGKKRVRGVELSAVGKITNAWSISAGFTTMDAKVKQGPSVSADGSPTLAYTPNQAFTAWSTYTLPFGLTIGGGARYVGEMKRDSKTAIGTPTYIKSYWALDMVLSYRLNEHLDLRLNSYNLLNKDYVAAINKSGYRYAPGIPRAFLLTANFHF
- a CDS encoding DUF4398 domain-containing protein: MMMSFAQRCRSLYIVFALGCFFVCSIPALAQVTSSELEVAEQAIQRATQANADQYAPNLINQARQLLIQAQRALLDRDQRKQGPLIAQRAAADADLATARSQVAMFQVQLEQRRAEVMQLQNTLGTTEEK
- a CDS encoding membrane protein — its product is MLIKPTLLSCALVLVLIPVVALAAKVDPEVDAFNVRLNALRANSEVADATRYEQLLAQQAVAALADARRRERDQLLYLADRRVEIAETTVRIALLRRQLDQLAGTRNDLLIEESRREAARARHEAEQLRIQSQIQAEEAERARHTAEAEAIARKNAEQALSSIAEKQQANLSVAQQKAAQLAREEAELLSGAKLPPSRFDERIEIFTLGTEAYGGGKKRFSSSARAQIQALAQYLKIVKRGGVEIVGYGSDAVVAHKRAEVLLDALVAAGVPANRFKISNGNGNGNGNGNVNTNTNTNTKAAEVMVLP
- a CDS encoding YdcH family protein, producing the protein MFEGQSQSEIDALIKASQEFKELYQRHKLLDKKCMDAELGVLPISDVTLSQMKREKLFAKMKLIRLYEQRPH
- a CDS encoding pyridoxal-phosphate dependent enzyme gives rise to the protein MVIHSSVLELIGNTPIIKAQRLDTGLCDLFLKLESANPGGSIKDRVGLSMIEAAECRGHIKPGATLVDGAASSTSMGLAFVARQKGYRLILVVPDNMAWEKISNLKAMGAEVILTRSDVSKGHPEHYQDLAEKLAAETPGAYFINQFGNADNPAAHEFGTGPEILKQMGGHVDAVVLGCDSAGTITGLSRAFDSVASDVELILADPVGSILTQYINEGTRSDKSGTWLVEGIGSDCLPPISDFRRIKKTYAISDAESFHTARELLSKEGILGGSSTGTVLAAALKYCREQIEHKRVLVFVCDTGNKYLLNMYNDDWMLDNGFLKRPHYGDLRDLILHPYSQRHTVVVDPNDLLTVAYQRMKRYGVSQLPVIEDRQLVGILDESDVLLHVYGDETRFCDPVSTAMVSKLHRLDVKSPIEALLPVFERGQVAIVMEDDQFLGLITRIDLLNYLRRRIQ
- a CDS encoding FkbM family methyltransferase, which produces MSELISYAQNFEDIMLWRALKHVDRGCYIDIGAYSPDIDSVSKLFYERGWRGIHIEPNQECADSLRMRRPDELVLQVAVSDLAGVLPFFDIADTGLSTTEPDIADTHQANGFVVRDVSVAAITLDAVLEHVCGREVHWLKIDVEGSEARVLRSWVASPVRPWVVVVEATRPMTVESTHTQWEAAVLGKGYVFAYFDGLNRFYVSERHPELLAGFACPPNVLDGFRLENGWCAVGVRQWDECQKSLIKSQSDALGAHAEVEALKVSEVVLRQAIEAYRADAIAAYVEVKTLKASEACLQQAIDAHRAQLEHLISEVDSLRARLDDIRRSHSWRVTRPLRVFSRIVRLLCCSPRRAISKCLILTMRPLLHRPGIRALLNGVVKRVPVLHRRLRSLAEQEGLVAPPLSTADVLVSVPVPHVLGQMHRSLACDEKKGTHLLSSRGREIYARMIGQINKGE
- a CDS encoding glycosyltransferase family 4 protein encodes the protein MRIVMDLQGAQSEGSRHRGIGRYTLSLAMAAARNHRGHDIHLILNGAFAEQIPVIRQAFEGLLPQVNIHVFHVPLPIKEMQGANARAEQIREAAIAALAPDVVHVSSMFEGYGDNAVTSVGQFVHIPTVVTFYDMIPWIHRNIYLDPAPAYRKYYERKLTQLRCADALVGISESSCAEAVNVMRYDAKRVFNISAACDSIFVSLSRHSPELQMVLNKFGLDGNFILYTGGSDERKNLQRLIDAYARLEHGQRTRCRLVLAGRMPDHCVKQLLERATAAGLTSGEVIFTGYISDHDLVALYNLCCFFIFPSWHEGFGLPVLEAMSCGAAVLVSGVSSIPEIVHYPDAFFDPFDVDSICDRMAHFLDHTADLEELRRYCLERAGEFSWDAVALRFLKVCEQVGKYAVCQGIPEHDVLLRSLEHRLIELGGGETSTDLFALADAIDRSVPPPVPKIMVDVTQLALLDFRTGIQRVTRAIVLEWQRQPPEGYVIQLVRMDLESCTYVCANAYAAELTGTGKVIEDTPLVCHSGDVFLGLDLVNECIALLPDWFQYLRNAGVRIAFVIYDILPVRRPDWWQVDGAYHHERWLREVVGVSEVLLCISHATADDVLAWMDEQQLQKRPDVRWFHLGADIQSSLPSQGMLEHEHSVLEQLNGRVSFLMVGTLEPRKGYAQILRAFDQLWAAEHDVMLVIVGKIGWLVDALCEELKSHSELNHRLFWFVGASDELLGRLYSACSCLIAASEGEGFGLPLIEAAQHQLPVIARDIPVFREVAGEYAAYFSGTAPEQARDAILDWIVLYREQRYQRSDVMSWLTWRESAADLAAVLFEDTERLVTRENFVKDRVGEM